Proteins co-encoded in one Aspergillus flavus chromosome 2, complete sequence genomic window:
- a CDS encoding oxidase: MRTSRTILPIITLGLGSLTTGHPTEENLLEMMRTVEHIDKRCPYSDMHHQFRAGVHKRLLMDSMNSPIDRDHAFQPPDFEKGDQRGPCPGLNALANHAYIPHNGVVSFTNVVAATNEVYGMGVDLATILGAMGTVWTGNPLSLDPSFSIGGRDTGVNNLLGNLGGLLGEPRGLIGSHNFIESDSSNTRDDLYTTGNNHALNMSKFMEWYNMSTDGTFSMDLMAKRAKIRMDQTKQSNPEFYYGPVTGLIARNAGYLFPARLFRNYSQENPEGVLTKEIVRNFFAIYGEEGNFTYRQGWERIPENWYKSPVDYGLVKLNLDTLDWLLKYPELGSIGGNTGTINSFTGIDLSDATGGVFNLTTLLKENNLLCFAFEALKFLSPNALAGLYKTLSIPLDMISVAISTSLLNFSCPAFKDMQIGGKPFWEAIQNDFPGAAKSGGAF, encoded by the exons ATGAGGACGTCTAGAACAATTCTGCCCATAATTACTCTAGGGCTGGGATCCCTGACCACAGGCCACCCTACAGAAGAAAATTTGCTCGAGATGATGAGGACTGTGGAGCATATTGACAAGAGATGCCCTTATTCAGATATGCATCATCAATTCAGGGCGGGTGTGCATAAGCGTTTGCTGATGGATTCTATGAACTCTCCAATTGATA GGGACCATGCCTTCCAGCCTCCAGACTTTGAGAAAGGTGACCAGCGTGGACCTTGTCCTGGTCTGAACGCCTTGGCGAACCATGCATATATCCCTCACAACGGTGTCGTGTCT TTCACCAATGTAGTTGCTGCCACCAATGAAG TATACGGGATGGGAGTCGATCTTGCGACGATCCTCGGCGCGATGGGTACAGTTTGGACAGGAAATCCACTGTCTTTAGACCCCAGCTTTTCCATCGGGGGAAGGGATACAGGCGTGAACAATCTTCTAGGAAATCTTGGGGGTCTCCTTG GCGAGCCACGAGGCCTTATTGGCTCCCACAATTTCATTGAATCCGATTCCTCCAATACGCGCGATGACCTCTATACAACCGGCAACAACCACGCTCTCAACATGAGCAAGTTTATGGAATGGTATAACATGTCTACGGACGGCACATTCAGCATGGACCTGATGGCAAAACGAGCGAAGATTCGTATGGACCAAACCAAGCAGAGCAATCCAGAATTCTACTACGGGCCAGTGACTGGATTGATTGCGCGCAATGCCGGTTATCTATTCCCGGCAAGACTTTTTCGAAATTATTCACAGGAGAATCCAGAGGGCGTTTTGA CCAAGGAAATAGTTCGTAATTTCTTCGCCATCTACGGCGAAGAAGGAAACTTTACCTATCGGCAAGGATGGGAGAGAATCCCTGAGAACTGGTACAAGTCTCCAGTAGACTATGGTCTGGTGAAACTTAACCTTGACACCCTTGACTGGCTCCTGAAGTATCCCGAGCTTGGAAG TATCGGAGGAAACACTGGAACCATCAACAGTTTCACAGGAATCGATCTCTCTGATGCGACAGGTGGCGTCTTCAACCTAACCACCCTCTTAAAGGAGAATAACCTCCTCTGCTTTGCGTTTGAAGCCCTGAAATTCCTCAGCCCGAACGCGCTGGCGGGGCTGTACAAGACCTTGTCTATACCGCTGGATATGATCAGTGTTGCGATATCCACATCGCTGTTGAATTTCTCGTGTCCCGCATTCAAAGACATGCAGATTGGTGGAAAGCCATTCTGGGAAGCTATCCAGAATGACTTTCCTGGGGCTGCGAAAAGCGGTGGCGCGTTTTGA
- a CDS encoding putative prenylated rab acceptor: MSPIQIPVDAITSRFGERFNSLRSQSLGSRFANLRPISEFLDVKRVSKPANFGEVQSRVNYNLSYFSSNYAAVFAMLSIYSLLTNFMLLFVIILVTGGLYGIGKLQGRDLDLGFARFNTSQLYTGLLIVAVPLGFLASPISTVLWLIGATGVGGGLGGRPRTPYGMPQWGRPPGAQRGRQTGRWADPWVEGDPRIEEINSEDEYLLRDNRDFYAKQLTGMDMDEILGWRKRMLEYDKLSDETGFVDGMDYNLHEDGDSTVAYAVQLALKDKEEWHVEHALERIRRAQMLGQKNVRLSKRELEALERKRMQTGGKRDSTRGNPTTKGSRSRDSPASDVQRRGSSISQGEQTTPYRLAGSSWARSSDAPSRQSQPPVPSPKSSLRYSERHSTRSPQASLRGTASAYPLPDDPGWVPPYQLPSSRDRHLHARRSSVDPLQGASRRPSSYMSTYQAVASPSVRGSFTPRKTALRSTVGGSHDDDDEESDSDDNDRVHIVDVVGRKVPTGRTAVGRGSRQRRRRS, translated from the exons ATGAGCCCAATTCAGATTCCCGTCGATGCGATCACCTCGCGCTTCGGTGAGCGCTTTAACAGCCTCCGATCACAATCCCTAGGCTCTCGTTTCGCCAACCTCCGGCCCATTTCCGAGTTTCTTGACGTCAAACGGGTCTCCAAGCCGGCCAACTTCGGCGAGGTTCAGAGCCGTGTGAACTACAACCTGTCTTACTTTTCTAGCAACTATGCCGCGGTCTTCGCGATGCTCAGCATCTACAGCTTGCTGACGAACTTTATGTTGCTTTTCGTGATCATCTTGGTTACTGGTGGCTTGTACGGGATCGGAAAGCTTCAGGGCCGCGACCTTGATCTGGGATTTGCCCGGTTCAACACTTCCCAGCTTTACACCGGATTGCTGATTGTGGCGGTCCCTCTCggcttcttggcttctccCATCAGCACTGTACTGTGGCTGATTGGGGCTACTGGCGT AGGAGGCGGTCTAGGTGGTCGGCCGCGAACTCCTTACGGTATGCCCCAATGGGGAAGACCACCAGGGGCACAACGGGGGAGACAAACCGGGAGATGGGCGGATCCGTGGGTGGAAGGTGACCCACGGATCGAGGAGATTAATAGTGAGGACGAGTACCTTCTGCGGGATAACCGGGACTTTTACGCAAAACAATTGACTGGTATGGACATGGATGAAATCTTAGGATGGCGGAAACGGATGTTGGAATATGACAAGCTTTCTGATGAGACCGGATTTGTCGATGGGATGGATTATAACTTGCATGAAGACGGGGATAGTACGGTGGCTTATGCGGTTCAGCTTGCTTTGAAAGATAAAGAGGAATGGCACGTGGAACATGCCCTGGAACGGATTCGACGCGCGCAAATGCTGGGACAGAAAAATGTACGATTATCGAAACGAGAACTCGAGGCACTGGAACGCAAGCGAATGCAGACCGGTGGCAAGAGAGATTCTACACGTGGAAACCCCACCACTAAGGGTTCTAGGTCGAGGGATAGCCCCGCGTCAGACGTACAGCGACGCGGATCCAGTATATCGCAGGGCGAACAGACCACACCATATCGACTTGCCGGTAGCAGTTGGGCCCGCAGCTCCGATGCTCCGTCTCGACAATCTCAACCACCTGTTCCGTCCCCTAAGTCCTCACTTCGATATTCTGAGCGGCATTCCACTAGATCCCCGCAAGCGTCCTTAAGAGGTACAGCCTCCGCATATCCTCTCCCGGATGACCCCGGCTGGGTGCCTCCGTATcagcttccttcttcaagagatcGGCATTTGCATGCAAGGCGTAGCTCAGTGGATCCTCTGCAGGGAGCCTCACGGCGACCATCTTCCTACATGTCAACATACCAAGCCGTCGCTAGCCCCAGTGTCCGGGGCTCATTCACCCCTCGAAAGACTGCATTGCGATCTACGGTGGGGGGGTCAcacgacgacgatgacgaggaaagCGATTCAGACGACAATGACCGAGTACATATCGTGGATGTGGTTGGGCGCAAAGTGCCGACGGGTCGCACAGCAGTCGGCAGAGGAAGCCGTCAACGCCGCCGCCGTTCTTAG
- a CDS encoding Frag1/DRAM/Sfk1 family-domain-containing protein, with translation MWIISFWIFPVISAFMWIAMLLAMLGSWAVQGTPVYSSMEEGQTIAYISDIGAQGLKPLFITGSVITVVFLDLSFISERWLRHAGQLVPNKGRFDKACAVLSIFFSIAGALGLILLSIFDTVRHPHMHDGFLVMFLVGYIISAILICAEYLRLGVFYRSQHRVLFASFVIKLLFIIIEIALAIAFAVLGKKGPSKRNAAAVLEWVIALIFTFYVLSFVVDLLPSVRTRRHVPQGEKRIVRSEMENGMAQPNATIEEPLTTDSAGPNMDYSYYRGQRM, from the exons ATGTGGATCATTTCATTCTGGATTTTTCCGGTCATATCGGCCTTCATGTGGATAG CAATGCTACTTGCAATGCTGGGGAGTTGGGCGGTACAGGGCACGCCGGTATATTCTAGCATGGAAGAAGGACAAACAATTGC GTACATCTCCGATATTGGCGCACAGGGCCTCAAACCTTTGTTCATCACCGGAAGTGTAATAACGGTTGTATTCCTGGAtctctccttcatctccgaACGGTGGCTGCGACACGCCGGTCAGCTGGTGCCGAACAAGGGCAGGTTTGACAAAGCCTGCGCCGTTCtttcgatcttcttctcgattGCGGGCGCCTTGGGGCTCATTCTCTTGTCGATTTTCGATACGGTGCGCCACCCGCACATGCACGATGGGTTCCTGGTCATGTTCTT GGTGGGTTACATTATAAGCGCCATCCTGATTTGCGCCGAGTACCTCCGTCTGGGCGTTTTCTACCGCTCTCAGCATCGGGTCCTATTCGCCAGCTTTGTAATTAAACTCCTGTTCATTATCATCGAGATCGCCCTCGCCATTGCCTTTGCCGTCCTCGGCAAGAAAGGTCCCAGCAAGAGAAACGCAGCAGCTGTTTTGGAATGGG TAATCGCCCTCATCTTCACATTCTACGTTCTTTCCTTCGTTGTCGACCTGTTACCATCGGTGCGCACTCGCCGCCACGTTCCACAGGGCGAGAAGCGGATCGTGAGGTCTGAGATGGAGAATGGCATGGCGCAGCCTAACGCCACGATTGAAGAGCCATTAACGACCGACTCGGCCGGGCCTAATATGGATTATAGCTACTACCGTGGACAGCGCATGTGA
- a CDS encoding putative tyrosine/serine protein phosphatase — MMTSHPRSSSVDLDSPDRPFDNIINFRDVGRSINRLMGKKVLNEGVLFRSARLDDASERDKRRLTDELHIATVIDLRSTTEHQMATAKLHAETGTSTPPNNNNTDHLFQLPHVRRQLISLTGKAFERSLLWRLDWWNFFKVLALAASGYRNDAVIIVGEQVMSPRGLIGLGLDTLDSSTAEMKEIFELFASQNDGADRTYPALVHCTQGKDRTGLVVLMLLLLTGVVSDEAMTADYVRSEPELVVEVEERMKEIRKLGLSEDYTKCPDGFTTEIRRHLQERYGGVDGYLRFVGVEKKKLDVIREALVA, encoded by the exons ATGATGACCTCTCATCCACGCTCCTCCAGCGTCGATCTGGACTCTCCCGATCGGCCATTCGATAACATTATCAACTTCCGCGATGTTGGACGTTCCATCAACCGACTCATGGGGAAAAA GGTCTTGAACGAAGGTGTTTTATTTCGCAGCGCAAGG CTAGATGATGCCTCGGAAAGAGATAAACGGCGTTTAACGGATGAACTTCATATAGCTACTGTTATTGATTTGAGGTCTAC AACGGAACACCAAATGGCAACCGCCAAACTCCATGCCGAAACGGGAACTTCTACTCCCcctaataataataacacaGACCATCTGTTTCAATTGCCCCATGTCCGCCGGCAATTGATTAGTCTGACCGGGAAAGCTTTCGAACGATCATTGCTGTGGCGCTTGGACTGGTGGAATTTCTT CAAGGTCCTTGCTCTCGCGGCGTCCGGCTACCGTAATGATGCCGTGATTATTGTCGGGGAACAGGTCATGTCGCCGCGGGGTTTGATCGGGTTGGGTCTGGATACCCTCGATAGCAGCACGGCTGAGATGAAAGAGATCTTTGAGCTCTTCGCGTCGCAGAATGACGGTGCGGATCGGACGTATCCGGCTCTGGTGCATTGTACCCAGGGAAAAGACCGTACGGGGCTCGTGGTTCTGATGTTGCTGCTTCTGACGGGCGTTGTGAGTGACGAGGCCATGACGGCGGATTATGTGCGGTCAGAACCGGAGTTGGTGGTTGAGGTGGAGGAGCGGATGAAGGAGATTCGGAAGTTGGGATTGTCGGAGGACTATACCAAGTGTCCGGATGGCTTTACGACGGAGATTCGGAGACATCTACAGGAGAGATACGGGGGTGTGGACGGGTATCTGAGGTTTGTGGGggttgagaagaagaagttggatgTGATTCGAGAGGCCCTGGTTGCTTAA
- a CDS encoding putative beta-galactosidase (Probable beta-galactosidase C): MRLLSFIYLVWLALLTGTPQVSATDNGKTSDVAWDKYSLSVKGERLFVFSGEFHYQRLPVPELWLDVFQKLRANGFNTISVYFFWSYHSASEDVFDFTTGAHDIQRLFDYAKQAGLYVIARAGPYCNAETSAGGFALWAANGQMGSERTSDEAYYKKWKPWILEVGKIIAANQITNGGPVILNQHENELQETTYDSNDTKVIYMEQVAKAFEEAGVVVPSSHNEKGMRTVSWSTDYKNVGGAVNVYGLDSYPGSLSCANPNSGFNLLRTYYQWFQNYSYTQPEYLAEFEGGWFQPWGGSFYDSCASELSPEFADVYYKNNIGSRVTLHNIYMTFGGTNWGHSAAPVVYTSYDYGSPLRETREIRDKLKQTKLLGLFTRVSKDLLKTYMEGNGTSYTSDDSIYTWALRNPDSDAGFYVVAHNTSSSREVTTFSLNITTSAGALTIPDIELDGRQSKIIVTDYSIGSESSLLYSSAEVLTYATLDVDVLVFYLNAGQKGAFVFKDAPADLKYQTYGNSNLSALETSQGTQYSYTQGEGVTAVKFSNGVLVYLLDKETAWNFFAPPTVSSPTVAPNEHILVFGPYLVRGASIKHDTVEIVGDNSNSTSIEIYTGDEHVKKVSWNGNLIDTRATAYGSLIGTVPGAEDIEISLPSLSSWKAQDTLPEISPDYDDSRWTICNKTTSVNSVAPLSLPVLYSGDYGYHTGTKIYRGRFDGQNATGANVTVQNGVAAGWAAWLNGAYVGGFSGDPDKVASWEVLKFNHSSLRSRDNVLTIITDYTGHDQNSQKPIGTQNPRGIMGATLIGGGNFTLWRIQGNAGGEKNIDPVRGPMNEGGLYGERMGWHLPGYQVPESALDSSPLEGVSGAEGRFYTTSFQLDLEEDLDVPIGLQLSAPAGTEAVVQIFMNGYQFGHYLPHIGPQSLFPFPPGVIYNRGQNSLAISMWALTDAGARLEQVELKAYAKYRSGFDFNRDWTYLQPGWKDRTEYA, encoded by the exons ATGCGGTTACTCAGTTTTATCTATCTGGTTTGGCTTGCTCTTCTGACGGGGACGCCGCAGGTATCAGCCACCGACAATGGGAAGACCAGCGATGTGGCGTGGGACAAATACAGCCTGTCTGTGAAGGGCGAGCgactttttgttttctccgGTGAATTTCACTACCAGAGACTCCCTGTTCCCGAGCTGTGGTTGGATGTTTTTCAGAAATTGCGAGCGAATGGATTTAACACCATCTCGG tttattttttctgGAGTTATCATAGTGCTTCAGAGGACGTGTTCGATTTCACTACGGGTGCCCATGATATCCAGCGCTTATTCGATTACGCTAAACAGGCGGGCCTGTATGTGATTGCCAGGGCAGGTCCATACTGTAATGCAGAAACTTCTGCGGGTGGATTTGCTCTATGGGCAGCAAATGGACAGATGGGCAGTGAACGAACGAGTGATGAAGCCTACTATAAAAAATGGAAACCGTGGATCCTGGAAGTTGGCAAGATCATTGCGGCAAATCAAATCACCAATGGCGGCCCTGTTATTCTGAACCAACATGAGAATGAACTCCAGGAAACAACATATGATTCCAATGATACTAAAGTTATCTACATGGAGCAGGTAGCGAAAGCATTCGAGGAGGCCGGGGTTGTCGTCCCAAGCAGCCACAATGAAAAAGGAATGCGCACAGTGAGCTGGTCGACCGACTATAAGAACGTCGGTGGAGCTGTTAACGTATATGGGCTTGACTCATATCCTGGAAGCCTCTCGTGCGCCAACCCAAACTCTGGATTTAACCTGCTCCGTACATACTACCAGTGGTTCCAGAATTACTCTTATACACAGCCCGAATATCTAGCCGAATTTGAAGGAGGTTGGTTTCAACCTTGGGGTGGGTCGTTTTATGACAGCTGTGCGTCAGAGCTCTCCCCAGAGTTTGCGGACGTCTACTATAAGAATAATATCGGCTCGCGCGTGACACTTCACAACATTTATATGACGTTTGGGGGCACCAACTGGGGCCATAGTGCAGCTCCTGTCGTTTACACATCTTATGACTACGGCTCCCCTCTTCGAGAGACCCGAGAGATTCGTGATAAACTAAAACAGACCAAACTGCTTGGACTGTTTACCCGAGTGTCGAAGGACCTGCTGAAAACATACATGGAAGGGAACGGTACCAGTTACACTAGTGATGACAGCATTTACACCTGGGCCCTTCGGAACCCGGATTCGGACGCTGGCTTTTATGTTGTGGCTCATAACACAAGCTCATCACGGGAGGTCACAACTTTCTCATTGAATATAACAACATCTGCAG GAGCCCTGACCATTCCGGATATTGAGCTTGACGGCCGTCAAAGCAAGATAATTGTCACAGACTACAGTATTGGCAGCGAATCCTCTCTTCTGTATTCGTCTGCTGAGGTCTTGACATACGCAACGCTCGACGTGGACGTGCTTGTATTCTACCTGAATGCGGGCCAAAAGGGGGCTTTTGTGTTCAAGGATGCACCGGCTGATCTCAAATACCAAACATACGGCAACTCAAACTTGAGTGCGTTGGAGACCAGCCAAGGCACCCAATATTCATACACCCAAGGAGAGGGAGTTACAGCGGTGAAGTTCTCAAATGGAGTGCTGGTCTACTTGCTCGACAAGGAAACCGCATGGAACTTTTTCGCACCCCCGACTGTTTCAAGCCCGACGGTTGCTCCTAACGAGCATATCCTAGTTTTCGGTCCGTATCTGGTTCGGGGGGCTTCTATAAAGCATGACACTGTGGAGATCGTTGGTGACAATTCCAATTCGACTTCAATAGA AATATACACGGGCGATGAGCATGTCAAGAAGGTGAGCTGGAACGGGAATCTCATTGATACCAGAGCAACCGCATACGGCAGTCTTATCGGGACTGTCCCCGGGGCGGAAGATATAGAGATCTCCCTTCCTTCGCTTAGTTCATGGAAGGCGCAAGATACACTCCCTGAGATTAGTCCAGATTATGACGACTCCAGGTGGACGATCTGCAATAAGACTACGTCGGTCAACTCGGTcgctcctctttctcttccagtaCTTTACTCTGGTGACTACGGATATCACACAGGGACCAAGATTTACCGTGGACGATTCGACGGACAAAATGCTACCGGGGCTAATGTTACGGTGCAGAATGGCGTAGCAGCTGGATGGGCGGCGTGGTTAAATGGTGCTTACGTGGGAGGATTTTCAGGAGACCCCGACAAAGTCGCCAGCTGGGAGGTGCTCAAGTTCAACCATTCATCTCTCAGATCTCGCGACAATGTGCTGACCATTATCACGGACTACACCGGCCACGATCAGAACAGCCAGAAGCCTATAGGCACTCAGAATCCACGGGGGATCATGGGGGCCACATTGATCGGAGGAGGTAACTTTACGTTGTGGCGCATCCAAGGCAATGCAGGTGGAGAGAAGAACATCGACCCCGTGCGTGGCCCGATGAACGAAGGCGGTCTTTATGGAGAGCGGATGGGCTGGCATCTGCCCGGATACCAAGTCCCCGAGTCGGCCTTGGACAGCAGTCCCCTGGAAGGAGTGTCCGGCGCAGAGGGGAGATTTTACACTACGAGTTTCCAACTAGATTTGGAAGAGGACTTAGACGTCCCCATTGGACTCCAGTTGAGCGCACCGGCTGGCACTGAGGCAGTTGTGCAGATATTCATGAATGGATACCAGTTCGGCCATTATCTCCCGCATATTGGACCACAGAGCTTGTTCCCATTCCCGCCGGGAGTGATTTACAACCGGGGACAGAATTCACTAGCAATTAGCATGTGGGCGTTGACAGACGCGGGGGCGAGACTGGAGCAGGTGGAGCTGAAGGCATATGCAAAATATCGCAGTGGGTTCGATTTCAACCGGGATTGGACTTATCTCCAGCCCGGATGGAAGGACCGAACGGAGTATGCGTGA